A region from the Hydra vulgaris chromosome 08, alternate assembly HydraT2T_AEP genome encodes:
- the LOC136083431 gene encoding zinc finger MYM-type protein 1-like — MPIMKWQARNQDEKNIVKLRKLEVCAEFRTRIGLVIDQPRIGGAGTSNDGNTAWRFFQQSDVSASIMNINVDLMKMLHIILATISSGYEINSSKFKTFCWETASLYVFLYPCYSNVAKTLNISELQNLVQSVFVPSKKFIFPKNKNGRSFRFIWIKKFPWLTYSNIFDGAFCLPCVLFGLSFPSECSLAERLFSKPYDRWNDASRYFQKHVFGKNNKSVCRNKGLHVKTAQVLFSLSSIWSCKTESIDIISQNSSITDFQKSTFHPENGEFSNHTAGNFIELLHFRVQAGNIILEDHLKYYQQNASYKSKTSQNQLIKCCGEVVTEAIVGEIKPQTFNIREEFISFLHCTNSVTGQGLFSVLLKSISDFLLDIMNCRGQLYDGAGVISGHTKGLSFRVLNLNEKAIYVHCYSHRLNLAICASCNVQYVKNLLAHVKDVSYFFNLSPTTQQNLEEHIKRTAPVAGKKKLKDVCRTRWVEKVNGLDTFQELFIPLVSCLEEISLNVNKSFNHSTSSSASSLLKLITGFDFIIALCITRNVFDITLPVTRMLQSKSNDIYDGLNLIRALKDVISSLRSIADQHHQMCYEQALKIAHELNVTEAKPRTSFISKNRNNTPSECVSDYFKIAITIPLLDRLSIELGTRFDNTTIKFY, encoded by the exons ATGCCGATTATGAAGTGGCAGGCTAGAAATCAAgacgaaaaaaatattgttaaactgAGAAAGCTTGAAGTCTGTGCTGAATTTCGAACAAGGATAGGTCTTGTCATAGACCAACCGAGAATAGGTGGGGCAGGTACATCAAACGATGGCAACACAGCTTGGCGATTTTTTCAGCAATCCGATGTCTCAGCTAGTATAATGAACATAAATGTAGATCTTATGAAAATGCTTCATATTATTCTGGCCACAATATCAAGTGGTTATGAAATTAACTCatccaaatttaaaacattctgttGGGAAACTGCTTCGCTCTATGTATTCCTGTACCCTTG TTATTCAAATGTTgcaaaaaccttaaatatttctGAGCTTCAAAATTTAGTTCAATCTGTTTTTGTTCCTagtaagaaatttatttttcctaaaaacaaaaatggacGAAGTTTTCGATTTatatggataaaaaaatttccatgGCTTACATACTCAAATATATTTGATGGAGCTTTCTGTTTACCATGTGTACTTTTTGGGCTCAGTTTTCCATCTGAATGTAGTTTAGCCGAAAGATTATTTAGTAAGCCTTATGATCGCTGGAATGATGCTTCTCGTTACTTTCAGAAACATGTATTTGGCAAAAACAATAAGTCTGTCTGCAGAAATAAAGGTTTACATGTAAAAACTgctcaagttttattttcattatcatCGATTTGGTCTTGTAAAACAGAATCAATAGACATTATATCTCAAAATAGTTCAATCACAGATTTCCAAAAATCGACA TTTCATCCTGAAAATGGTGAATTTTCTAATCACACTGCaggaaattttattgaattgcTACATTTCCGTGTTCAAGCTGGTAATATAATTCTTGAAGATCATCTCAAGTATTATCAACAAAATGCTTCCTACAAATCTAAGACATCACAAAATCAACTAATAAAGTGTTGTGGAGAAGTTGTTACTGAAGCAATAGTTGGAGAAATTAAGCCTCAGACA TTCAATATAAGAGAAGAATTTATTAGTTTCTTACATTGCACTAACAGTGTTACTGGTCAAGGATTATTTagtgttttgttaaaaagtatttcagattttttgttGGATATCATGAATTGTAGAGGACAGTTATATGATGGTGCTGGGGTAATCTCTGGACACACCAAAGGGTTGTCATTTCGTGTTTTAAATCTTAATGAAAAAGCTATATATGTTCATTGTTACAGTCATAGACTTAATTTAGCCATTTGTGCATCATGCAATGTTCAATATGTCAAAAATCTTCTGGCGCATGTTAAAGATGTATCAtacttttttaatctttcacCTACAACGCAACAAAATTTAGAGGAGCACATTAAAAGAACTGCTCCAGttgctggtaaaaaaaaattgaaagatgtTTGCAGAACACGTTGGGTAGAAAAGGTTAATGGTTTGGATACTTTTCAAGAACTTTTTATTCCTTTGGTTTCTTGTCTTgaagaaatatctttaaatgttaataaGAGTTTTAATCACTCAACGTCTTCCAGTGCATCCTCGCTTCTGAAGTTAATAACAGGTTTTGACTTTATTATTGCTTTATGTATAACAAGAAATGTCTTTGACATTACTCTTCCAGTAACACGAATGTTGCAGTCAAAGAGTAATGATATTTATGATGGTTTAAATCTTATTCGGGCATTAAAAGATGTTATATCTTCGCTTAGAAGTATAGCTGATCAACACCATCAAATGTGCTATGAACAAGCTCTGAAAATAGCCCATGAGCTAAATGTTACTGAAGCTAAGCCAAGAACttcatttatttcaaaaaacagaaataatacTCCTTCGGAATGTgtttctgattattttaaaatagcaatCACAATTCCTTTGTTAGACCGTCTGAGTATTGAACTAGGCACAAGGTTTGACAACACtaccataaaattttattaa
- the LOC136083430 gene encoding 52 kDa repressor of the inhibitor of the protein kinase-like, protein MISEVQSSRDTIWKECIVPFSEFYRADLPNPLALPGELDLWEVYWLNFEGNVSFNITETLKAINFPGFENIKIILQLLATFPLTSCECERTFSSLRRLKNYTRSTMVEERLNGLALMNIHTESVIDIEKVIDKFAINNRRLNLFISKVEKNEDGFTIFF, encoded by the exons ATGATTTCAGAAGTTCAAAGTTCTCGTGACACTATTTGGAAAGAATGTATAGTACCTTTTAGTGAATTTTACAGGGCAGATTTACCAAATCCACTAGCTTTACCTGGTGAGCTTGACCTATGGGAAGTATATTGGTTAAATTTTGAAGGTAATGTCTCTTTTAATATTACTGAGActttaaaagcaataaattttCCTGGCTTTgagaacataaaaattattctacaGTTACTTGCTACCTTTCCTTTAACTTCATGTGAATGTGAGCGCACATTCTCTTCGCTTCGGCGCCTGAAAAATTATACGCGAAGCACAATGGTAGAGGAACGCTTAAATGGTTTAGCTTTGATGAATATTCATACAGAGTCAGTAATAGATATCgaaaaagttattgataaatttGCAATTAATAATCGTagattaa atttgtttatCAGCAAGGTTGAAAAGAATGAAGATgggtttacaatttttttttag